ACTTCTTGCAGCATCGAGTCAAAATCTAGATCTTCAGAGATTCCCTCGACGTGGTGAGACTTGTGTATTGCTGCATTAGATATCAGCAAGTTGATCTGACTCACACGCTCCAGGGCCTGTCCGGCGGCTTTTGAAACTGATTCATCTGAGCTGACATCGAGTTCGACCAGGTGAAGTGAACCGCTAAAGTTTTCGCACAGTTCGTCAAGCTCCGGCCAAGCTAAGTGTCGGCCCGCAATCACGATCCAGCCTGCCTCCAGCAGGGCTTTGGTCAGAGCCAATCCAAGCCCCCGGTCAGCCCCTGTCACGAGTGCGACTCTAGGCATGGGTCACCCAGCTGAGCGCGTTCCGAATAAGGAGCTGAAATGAGTCGTTTGCCCAGACGGACGGTCCATGTCCCGGAGTCAAAGTGCAGATCCGTGCATTTCCAAACTCCTTTATCCACCCGGCTGGCTGGCTGCCATGAGCCGACCGAGAACTCAGGAATAAATCTACGTCGCTGTCGATCTCAACGAAGTAGTGTTCGTCGTGAACGGTATAGGGAACGACTCCGGCAGCGAGAGGATGGGCGGTCGGGACAAGTTCGACGTCGCATGCTTCGGGATGCTGCTGAAAAGAGCCGCCAGTGAGCTCCCGGATGATTGGGGCCGGCTGATAACCGACGGTCCCCGCATGAATTACCAACAATCCTCGACCTGCGGTCACATGTGAATGAATCAAGTCCTGCGAAGCCTGATCGGCCCATGGCGAGGAATCTTCCGCCGACGTGACGTTCAACTTCGCGAGCACGACCGCTTGGAAAATTTGGTCACCCGCTAACAACGATGCGTTATCGGCTTGCTGAAAGTGGAATTCCGCTTTGCCAGCATTCTCCAGCCCCAACATAACTTCGTGGGATGCATGGTACTGGTCACCGCAGATCACGAGGATACGTTGAGGCATTGTCTGCACGTTAAAGTTCGGTTCCGGCGTAGTCTTGGGCCCTGAACAACTTTCCAGAAGTACCGTCGTCTATCAGAGCCGGAACCAGTGCTCCGGGAAGCACGGATTCTACCGAGTTTGGCGCGTTCGGACCGCCCAAATCGGTTCGCAACCAGCCTGGATCGAGGAGATTCATCAGGACGCCGGTGCCCTCAAGTTTTCCGACAGAGTCGAGAACGAACTTATCGACTGCCGCTTTGGACACAGCATATGCAATCAGTTCAGGCTGATCAGCGATTCCGGAAGTTACATTGATAAGCCGACCCCAGCCACGCTCAACCATGCCGGGAATGAATGCGTGGCAAATCCTGATCAGTG
The DNA window shown above is from Armatimonadota bacterium and carries:
- a CDS encoding ThuA domain-containing protein, coding for MPQRILVICGDQYHASHEVMLGLENAGKAEFHFQQADNASLLAGDQIFQAVVLAKLNVTSAEDSSPWADQASQDLIHSHVTAGRGLLVIHAGTVGYQPAPIIRELTGGSFQQHPEACDVELVPTAHPLAAGVVPYTVHDEHYFVEIDSDVDLFLSSRSAHGSQPAGWIKEFGNARICTLTPGHGPSVWANDSFQLLIRNALSWVTHA